One genomic region from Artemia franciscana chromosome 17, ASM3288406v1, whole genome shotgun sequence encodes:
- the LOC136037552 gene encoding nitric oxide-associated protein 1-like, giving the protein MGKIGRTFLSKQELKKMKEGENDPFSVSSNTIPSTGDPRPIYDPNDPRENRPKFCLDSPGTVNNDQLLSLLTMKELELVVPREYIRPRSFLIRPRMTLLLADLGQIDFIDENNYIYVFGTLEPAALPLFAKVSKSANVSRLFLTVDRQDVCANLAKEQLDTLACLTVFSSNCLPITVLPTEEVENFFEECENTPLIAVPTGGQERKNIQFKEFEMKGMWWDESYADITLSSAGWIAVTLGARKEAKIRVGTPNAQGIYMRKPSLLPKAVNLRGKKIRASSAYRDHKVVFSH; this is encoded by the exons gaaaaattggaaggacttttttgtcaaaacaagaGCTGAAGAAGATGAAAGAAGGTGAAAATGACCCATTTTCTGTAAGCTCGAATACAATTCCATCGACTGGAGATCCTCGCCCAATATATGACCCAAACGACCCACGTGAAAATCGGCCTAAATTCTGTCTTGACTCGCCTGGCACAGTAAACAACGATCAACTTTTGTCACTGCTCACTATGAAAGAATTGGAGCTTGTGGTACCCCGAGAATATATACGTCCAAGGAGTTTCTTAATTAGGCCAAGAATGACTCTGCTTCTTGCTGATCTTGGACAAATTGACTTTATTGATGAGAATAATTACatttat GTCTTCGGAACACTGGAGCCAGCAGCTCTCCCACTTTTTGCCAAAGTTTCGAAATCCGCCAATGTGTCGAGGTTGTTTTTGACAGTTGACCGCCAGGACGTCTGCGCCAATCTGGCAAAGGAGCAGCTAGACACACTTGCTTG CTTAACAGTATTTTCTTCCAATTGTCTTCCTATTACTGTGTTGCCTACAGAAGAAGTGGAAAACTTTTTTGAGGAATGTGAAAATACACCTTTGATAGCTGTGCCGACTGGCGGAcaagaaagaaagaatataCAATTTAAAGAGTTTGAAATGAAAGGCATGTGGTGGGACGAGAGCTATGCTGACATTACCCTCTCGAGTGCTg GATGGATAGCCGTGACGCTTGGTGCAAGAAAAGAAGCGAAGATTCGAGTTGGGACTCCTAATGCCCAAGGAATTTACATGAGGAAGCCATCACTATTACCAAAAGCAGTTAATCTGCGTGGTAAAAAAATTAGAGCTAGTTCTGCTTATAGAGATCATAAAGTGGTTTTCAGTCACTGA